The stretch of DNA TCCTATCGGTACTCTCCACTCAACTAGCCCTCTTTATCGCCTTAAGCATCACCGCATATGTGGGCGGTTACAGACCAAAAATCGCCTTTCGCCCCTCAAACCTTAAGCCCGCTAAAATAAACAATCAGCACCTGCTTCTGCTCGCTATAATCAGCGTACTCATCGTGGCCTCCACCTACAGCGCACTGGCGCTTCCAGCTACAGAATGGGACTCACTCGCCTACGGCGTCAACTATGCACGGTTAATCTTCCAGAACAGCCACATCCCCCTCATCGCTGGCCCCTCAATAGGCATAGAGATGAGCGCAGCCTATCCGCCGGGCATGCAACTTACCGCAGCTTCCCTCTACACCCTCGCAGGCAGCGCCAACGACTTCTACTATAGGTTGCTGTCCCCGATTTTCAGCCTGACAATACTTTTGGTCACCTACAAGTTCGCGATGCAATTCACCGCAAACCGCACCTACTCGTTTCTCGCGGTTGCCGCATTAGCCCTTGTTCCGTTCTTCTGGATGCTCTTCATCGAGGAAACCTATCTTATGGCGTTGACGTTGATGATGACGTTGTGCGCCTACTTCTTCTTTAGGGCTCAGACCGCAGGTCCCGGCGAAGCAAAAAAGTATGAGGCGTCAGGCGTGCTGTTCGGTGCCTTTGCAGCCCTCACCAGCTACATTGGATTAGCAGCCATCGGCATTTTTCTTATATACGCTTTACATAAGAAAATAAGTTTAAAGCAGGCTGCTCCCCTTGCCGCTTTGGGTTTAGCCATCATTTTCCCCTGGTACCTGCGCAATCTGCTTTTGCTCGGCAACCCCCTCTACCCATTCTTCGGTATAGGAAAATATCTAGACCCCCTGCTCTTAAGCTCCACAACCCAGCATTTCCAGCACTACGCCTTAGATCCCCTCTACCACTGGACCACTACCCTCTACAAGGCAGGCGCCGTGCTCCTGGTTGCAGGCACAGCAATTTTCACCTTTTACAGGCCACGCAGGAACCTCCGCGTTGCACTGCCCCTTTACCTGCTGCTGGTCAGCGTTGCAGTTATGGCGTTCCACGTTGCGTTTCCACGGTACCTAATCATTGCGCTGCCCGCTTTAGCGGTGCTTTTCGCCTACGGATTCACGAATATCCCCAACCGATTCAAGCTGCCTAAAATCATCCCCGCAGCATTTTTCGTTTTAGCCGTGGTTCTCCTCGGTGCAGTTATGTTGCCCTACGCTAACACCGTTAAGCCGCTGGTTCAACCTGGCGAAACCAAAGTAGCCTACCTGTCGCATGTATTCGAGGAAGGCGACGCCTGGCAATGGATCAACCAAAACACACCCGCAAACACCCGCATCGCAACCTTTGACATTAAAGGGTACTACCTAAACCGCAGCATACTGCCGCTAGACGGAAACGAGTCAGCTCCCCTCTACCATATGAGCGGCATCGAGGAGGCATTGGCGTTTCTGGAAGGCAGAGGCGTCGGCTACGTGTTGAGTGTTCCCTGGGCAGGCCCAACCGATATCAGGATGCCCCCCGCCTATGACTTGTGTATCCTCACCAAGTATCTGGGCACCGCAAGTTTTCTTCCACTGGTTTTTGTTGGCGCCAACGGCACCTCAGTTTACCATGTTGGACCCGTAGATACGCAAACAATAACTGAAGACTTCGCCCGGAGAGGTCTTGTTTATCCGCTGAGGCAGTTTTCAGTTAACGTCACAGTTACCGACAGTTGCTATCCATACAAGGGCGAGTTCTACCTGCCTATTCCCGTTGAATACCGTGGCTTAAACATAACTGCCTCTGCATTCAGCAGCCACCCCATCGAATTGCATCTTTGGACCGGATTAATAGACACCTACGTAGTTGATAACCCCTACAATTTTATGGTTGCAAACTCTGAGTATGGGCTTGCAGGCAACAGCACTGCCAGCTTTAACTGGGGAATCGACAAAGCCGGATACTTCACCATCCGAGTGGTTGACAAAGCCAGCAGCTTCCAAACGCCCTTCAACGTCACAGTCAACGTAGAGTTCATAGAAGGCCCGGCTAAGGCAACTTAAACATCAGGGAGCTTTCGATTTAAACCTGAAAGCGGCGACGTTTTAGCCGCATCCGGCTTCAACCCGACTTTAATCAGTGGACCCAGCCCAATTATGTCTGTGCCCGTAAACAAGGCGCGGGTTATCAACGCGAACGCAAGCAGCCGCGGATCAACCGCCGTTAACGGAAGCCCCAGCAGAAGCGAAAGCACAAGCACATAACCCGTTTCCTGCACGCCTAAACCCGCAATAGTTATCGGGACATACGTCAACGCTGAAGCAAAACAGGCCATTAGAAAGAAATCAAGCAAACTAAGGGAACTTTGCCATAAACCGCCAAAAATAAGGTACAGGGCAGCAGCGTTAACTGCCAAAGAGAGAAAAATCAGCAGAGCCACCGCGATAAGTGAACGCTTAACTTTTTGGCCTTCTTTTTGAACGTCAGCAAACATGCCTGTGAAGACGCCTAGTTTCTTTCCGATTAAGGGCAGCTTCTCAAGCTTCAAAACAAACCGTGACATCCGCTTCTCCCACATAAGCAAAAGCAGCACCGACCCCCCAATCAGCAGCACCGCGATGCCGACAATCAAGGAATCCACCACCGCTGCGGGAAGAGGCAGAAACGTGATGAAGTAGCCTAAGCCTACGCTGCATATCACTGCCTTAAGCAGGGCGTTTATGCTGCCTGTTGCCAGAACCCCAGTCATTCCCTGCTCAACGGGGATGCCGGCTAATCGGTTAACGAAAACCGGCGTTATGAAGTAGCCTGAACGGGCTGGTGTTACATCGCTGAGCAATTGTCCGCCGAAGCTGGCAAGTACCACTCTGCTTATTGAGGCGTGGGGGTTTGATTCTTTTAGGGGAACATAGAGGGCAAGGCCAACTAGGGCAGAAGCTAAGATGAAGCAGACTGCGGCGCCCATGAGATAGAGGAGGTTAGCTTGCAGTATAGCATTGAAGGTTTCGCCGATGTTTGCTAGTTGAAGCAGCCAAAGCAGAATGGCGACGCCGACGACGAGCTGGATAACAGTCCGCATGCGTATGCGGCCCCGTATCCCCCGCTTCTCTGGCCCAGGTACGCTGTTCTGTTCACTCATCCTATCCACGCCGTCATTGCAGCCAGTTACTTTTATCCTACACTTCTCCTTAATAAAATAGCGTAAAAAATCTGTTTTGCCATGTCTTGATTAATATAAAAAATTTACCCGCAACAATTTTTTTAGCGTATCTTTGGAAAAGCATAAAAAGAAAACGGTAGAAGAATGGTAGTTTAACCGCGGTGTACCCAGAAGCATGAAAAATAAAAAAATCTTGGTGACAGGCGGAGCATCTTTCATCGCCAGCCACCTAGTTGACACACTCCTAAAAACCGGCGCTGATGTGGTGGCAGCTGACGACTTCTCCAGTGGAAAGCTAGAAAATTTAGAGTACCCCTTTACAAAGAAAAACGTAGACAAATGGGTTTACAAAAACCTAACTGTTTACCGGGGGGACCTCAAAGACCGCAACTTCACACGGCACATGGTAGACGGCGTCGACGTGGTTTTTCACCTTGCAGCCCTCCATGGGGGAAGAGGATACATAGATACGCACCCCGCTGAATGCTCCTCAAACATGATACTAGACCAGCTGGTTTTTGAGGAAGCCTGCAGGGCAGGGGTTGATCGAGTATGCTTTGCAAGCTCAGCATGCATTTACCCCTCGTATCTGCAGGAGCAGGCAGGGTCTAAGTATCTGCTTAAAGAAACAGACGCAGACCCCTTTGTCCGCGATAAAGCCTTTGCTGACTTAGAGTACGGTTGGGCGAAGCTTATGGGGGAAATGGCTCTCAGGGCCTACCATAGAGAATTCGGCATGAAAACAGCCTCGGTGAGAATCTTCACAGCCTATGGCCCCCGAGAAAACGAAACCCATGCAATTGTGGCCTTAATCGCGAAGGCATTCATAAAAATGGATCCCTACAGCATCTGGGGCAGCGGCGAACAGGACCGCAACTTCACGTATGTCCAAGACATCGTGGATGCCCTGGTTTTGGCGTCTCAGAAAATTGAGGATGGCACAGCGGTGAATGCTGGACGCAGCGACCGCTTGACCATAAACCAGGCTGCTGACCTCGTCTTTGACCTTGCCGGCTGGAAGCCAAAGAGTATACAGCGGGATTTAAGCAAGCCGCAGGGAGTTACCTCACGCGCCGCCGACCTAGATAGGGCACGTGCACTGCTGGATTGGTCCCCAAAGGTTTCCTACGAAGAAGGCTTCAAGAAGACAATCGAGTGGTACATTGC from Candidatus Bathyarchaeota archaeon encodes:
- a CDS encoding NAD-dependent epimerase/dehydratase family protein, which gives rise to MKNKKILVTGGASFIASHLVDTLLKTGADVVAADDFSSGKLENLEYPFTKKNVDKWVYKNLTVYRGDLKDRNFTRHMVDGVDVVFHLAALHGGRGYIDTHPAECSSNMILDQLVFEEACRAGVDRVCFASSACIYPSYLQEQAGSKYLLKETDADPFVRDKAFADLEYGWAKLMGEMALRAYHREFGMKTASVRIFTAYGPRENETHAIVALIAKAFIKMDPYSIWGSGEQDRNFTYVQDIVDALVLASQKIEDGTAVNAGRSDRLTINQAADLVFDLAGWKPKSIQRDLSKPQGVTSRAADLDRARALLDWSPKVSYEEGFKKTIEWYIANHDVEAVKANLEKALVER
- a CDS encoding glycosyltransferase family 39 protein → MVNLNSKLLSAAIIAAALSVILYVIGLRNPMQDQPATVPFDAGWLGILFILANGFLLSISLNHTKIGAAERAIMTVGLGFGLTFLATICLGVLWEITFLSVLSTQLALFIALSITAYVGGYRPKIAFRPSNLKPAKINNQHLLLLAIISVLIVASTYSALALPATEWDSLAYGVNYARLIFQNSHIPLIAGPSIGIEMSAAYPPGMQLTAASLYTLAGSANDFYYRLLSPIFSLTILLVTYKFAMQFTANRTYSFLAVAALALVPFFWMLFIEETYLMALTLMMTLCAYFFFRAQTAGPGEAKKYEASGVLFGAFAALTSYIGLAAIGIFLIYALHKKISLKQAAPLAALGLAIIFPWYLRNLLLLGNPLYPFFGIGKYLDPLLLSSTTQHFQHYALDPLYHWTTTLYKAGAVLLVAGTAIFTFYRPRRNLRVALPLYLLLVSVAVMAFHVAFPRYLIIALPALAVLFAYGFTNIPNRFKLPKIIPAAFFVLAVVLLGAVMLPYANTVKPLVQPGETKVAYLSHVFEEGDAWQWINQNTPANTRIATFDIKGYYLNRSILPLDGNESAPLYHMSGIEEALAFLEGRGVGYVLSVPWAGPTDIRMPPAYDLCILTKYLGTASFLPLVFVGANGTSVYHVGPVDTQTITEDFARRGLVYPLRQFSVNVTVTDSCYPYKGEFYLPIPVEYRGLNITASAFSSHPIELHLWTGLIDTYVVDNPYNFMVANSEYGLAGNSTASFNWGIDKAGYFTIRVVDKASSFQTPFNVTVNVEFIEGPAKAT
- a CDS encoding flippase-like domain-containing protein — protein: MSEQNSVPGPEKRGIRGRIRMRTVIQLVVGVAILLWLLQLANIGETFNAILQANLLYLMGAAVCFILASALVGLALYVPLKESNPHASISRVVLASFGGQLLSDVTPARSGYFITPVFVNRLAGIPVEQGMTGVLATGSINALLKAVICSVGLGYFITFLPLPAAVVDSLIVGIAVLLIGGSVLLLLMWEKRMSRFVLKLEKLPLIGKKLGVFTGMFADVQKEGQKVKRSLIAVALLIFLSLAVNAAALYLIFGGLWQSSLSLLDFFLMACFASALTYVPITIAGLGVQETGYVLVLSLLLGLPLTAVDPRLLAFALITRALFTGTDIIGLGPLIKVGLKPDAAKTSPLSGLNRKLPDV